Genomic DNA from Candidatus Thioglobus sp.:
CCCTTCATCAAGCCCTGCTATAAATCTAAGTATTGAGCTCTTACCACTACCACTATCACCTAATAGTGCAAAAATTTCACCTTGCTTAAGGTTTAAATTAAAGTTATTTAAGACTTTATTATTTTGATAAATTACTGATAAATCTTTAACTGCTAACATTTAATAATGCAAATACTAATAAGAATGATTATCAATATTATATAAGATTATCCTAATAGAATTAGATTATTTATGTTGATTTACTATAAGTACATATTAATAGATATATGTCATAAAATAAAGACTTAAAGATTAGCTAATAGAATTCGTATATAAATGAACAAACAAGATAGAAGAAAAGCCAGTCAAAAAGTAACCTTAGTTGGTGCTATTATTGATCTCGCATTAGGTATCTTTAAAGTTATAGCTGGCGTACTAGGTAATTCTGGCGCTTTAATTGCAGATGGTATTCACTCATTTTCAGACTTATTATCTGATGGTGTTGTGCTTTATGCTTCAAAACATTCAGCTGAAGAGGCGGATGATGAGCATCCATATGGCCATGAAAGATTCGAAACTGTTGCAACTTTAGGGTTAGCCATTATTCTGGCTATTATAGGCGTTGGTATTATTTATGATGCTTTTGAGAGATTATTTAATCCCAGTGAGCTTTCACATAGCACCTTACTACTAAGTGTAGCTGCTTTATCAATTTTTTCTAAAGAAGCTTTATATTGGTATACCTTAAAAGTTGCCAGTACTTATAAGTCTAGCATGCTTAAAGCCAATGCATGGCATCATCGCTCAGATGCCCTATCTTCAGTAGTTGTCTTTATTGGAATTTTGGGCAGCCTTAATGGTTATCTATTTTTAGATGGTGTTGCAGCTGTTGTGGTTGGATTCATGATTATTTATATAGCTTGGGAGTTAGGACTAGGTGCAACTAAAGAGCTAGTGGATTCTTCGATTGATGCTGATAAAGTTAAACAACTGCGAGACTCTATTGGTCGGATTAGTGGTGTTAATAATGTACATTCACTTCGTACTCGCAAAATTGGGCATACAATATCTTGCGATGTGCATGTTCAAGTTGACCCATACCTAAGCGTGAGTGAAGGACATATTATCAGCGTAAGTGTTGAACGCGTTGCTAAAGAATGCCTAGAAAATCTTAACGATGTAACTGTTCATATCGACCCTGAAGATGATGAAACTGTTGCACCTTATGAAGCGCTTCCAGAGCGAGCTGAAGCATTGGGAATTTTAACAAAAGCTTTGTTTAATAATAAATGTGATGGTGAAATTGAGCGAATCCAATTACACTACCTAGACAGCAGAATTCACGTAGATTTTTACTTACCATTAAGCTGTCTAGATTCTGGACAAAGTGGTGATGAAATTCTCGCAAAGCTTCATAAAACAGTCGACCCTCTAGAAGGGTTTGGAAAAATTAAGGTCTACTTTAGTAGATACTAAAGACAATGATAAGCATGGCATATTGCCCCAGCTAATGCATCAGCTGCATCTTCCTGGGGTGCCTTGTTAAGCTTTAAAGCATCACATACCATATAAGAAACCTGATCTTTGGCAGCATGCCCTTTACCAACAACTGCCTTTTTAATTTGATTGGGGCTATATTCAACCATAGCAATGCCATTCATTCCCGCAGCAGAAATAATCGCACCTCTAGCATGGCCTAGTTTAATCGCAGCATCAGGGTTTGGCCTATCGGGGCGCATAAATGCACGCTCAATAACAACCACGTCAGGTTGATATTTTTTAACCAATTGATCAATTTCTAAAAAGATTGTGGTGATGCGATCTGTCAATTCACCCTTGGTACGAATACAACCACTAGCAACATAGCTAAATTTAAGCTTTTGAGCTTCAATTAAACCAAATCCTGTAATTCTTGAACCAGGGTCAATCCCTAAAATTTTCATAATGGGTATTGTATAGAGTTGATAAAAATTAAGCAATATAAACATACATATAAGGCATTTATGATATACTTTAAATTTATAAATTAAACAAGGATAGACTATGGCAGTATTGGAGCTAAACAAAGACAACTTTGACGAAACCATTCAAAATAACGAACTAGTTATCTTAGATTTTTGGGCACCCTGGTGTGGTCCTTGTAAATCATTTGCACCAACTTATGAAGCCATGAGTGAAAAAATTGATGGTGTAACATTTGCCAAAATTAACACCGAAGATGAGCAAGATTTAGCCGGTAAATTCCAAATTCGCTCTATTCCAACTTTGATGATTTTCAGAGATCAAATCGCCATTTTTTCGCAACCAGGTGCAATGGCAGAATCAGATCTTGAAACAGTATTAAATAAAGCTAAAGAATTAGATATGGATATCGTACGAAAAGAGATTGAGGAGCAGTAAGCTAAAAGTTAGCTCAAGTCTGAATAACTTTTTTCACTAAACCCAACCCTAAAATTAGCACCTGTTACTAAAACAGGTCGTTTTATAAGCGTTGGGTTTTTTAACGTCAGCTCTATAGTGATGTTCGTTTTTTGTTCATCAGTAAAATTTCTATAGGTAGTTGAACGCTTGTTAATAAGCTTATCCCAGCCAATTGCGTCGACAAAACTTTGCAAAATACTTTTATCAATAGGTTGATCACGAAAATCAATAAATTCGAATTCAATATTATTGTTACTTAAAAATTGCCTAGCTTTTTTAACAGTATCGCAATTTTTAATACCATACATTTTGATCATTGATATACCTACTGATTAGAAAATTCAAGAATCTCTTTATGCTCATCATCTACAATAATGCGTAAGCCTTTCTGAGGATAGTGCCAATAGGTCACTCCTGGATAAGCAAGTTCAGTGCTATCTGGCTTTCCAAATAAATTTAACATTGCCTCTTGACTGAGGTTAGTCTTAGGAACGAAGCTTAGAGATTTAATTTGATAACGAGACATTAGCGCCTCACCAGTTGTTATAAAGGTGGTTTTCTTAACCCCTGAAGGCATTAACATCGACTGATCTATATACTCTCTAAGTACTTCAATGCGTTGATCGTTTAATGCAAGATTTACAATAATATTAGCACCAATACCGCCGACCTTAGTACTTGGAAAATACACTTCCAATTCAGGCTCTATGTTTTCCTGCTCAAATAATGACGCTTCAATTTCTATTCCAAAATAACGGGCTGCATCAATCAACTCACTATGCTCCATGGTGAGCTCAAAAACAACTGTTTTTCCCTGTTTATTAATATAACTTTGCCAGGGCATAGCCTGATTTTTTGGCATTTCAATATTACGCGTTAATAAAAATATTAATAAAAATACTAGAATAGATCCCAATAAAGTATAGGCAACTATATATCTTTCTTTCATCTATTAAAGGGGGGTTTTCCAGCTTTATGACGCAGCCAATTTAGAGTTTTATAAGTTGGGGTGTGGCTAATAAATTTTAACTCTAATTCACGTTTTCCTGGAAATTCCAATAAAAATAATCCAAGCAAAATTGAAATAACACCTTGGCCTGGGGTCACCAACATAATAATGCCAGCTAACACTAATAAAACACCTATGACTGTGGTGACAATAAATTTAACAAAACCCCAAACTGATTTAATTTCTATAGCGTTTTTAGGTTTTGATGAGAAATAATCAACTGGCATAAGGCCCAATAAATATGGCGTTAACAGAAGCGTCAACACAAAAATAGCTGCAGAAATAACACCAATCATTATGAATAATTCTTCGTATTGATCTAAGTATTGAATTATCGTATCTAGCATGATAATAAAAAAGTTACTGGCCCATCGTTAGTCAAAGACACTTGCATATCGGCACCAAATATGCCACTTTGTACTTTTGGATACTGTTGTGAAATATTCGACAAAAAATATTCATAAAGTTTTTTAGCTTCTACAGGTTTTTTTGCAGTTGAAAATCCTGGTCTAGTGCCTGAGCTTGTATCTGCCGCCAAGGTAAACTGTGAAACAAGTAAAAGGCTGCCATCAATATCTTTAACTGATAAATTCATTTTTTCATCAGTGTCATAGAACACTCGATAAGACAATATCTTTTTAATCATCTTATACATTTGAACCTGTTCATCGTTTTTTTCAATTCCAAGAAATACCAGTAAGCCTTGGCTAATTTCGCCTGTAATTTGACCATCAACTTCAACTTTAGCACGAGAGACACGTTGAATTAAGGCTTTCATTGGAAATTAAGCACTAAGATGCGATACATCTGCAACAGATAAGAATAAGCTTCTAACCCAATTAATTAAATTAAGACGCGCTTGTTTTAATTCAGCTACATCACTGTTAACCATGACTTGATCAAAGAAATTATCAATACTGGCTTTAAGAGAGATAAGCTCATTCATACTAGCTGCATAATCTTTAGAGTTTGATAACTGATCAGACACAGATTGGGTTGCAGCAAATAAAGCTTTTTCAGCATCTTCAACCAGTACCGAAACATCTACCTCAATTGATAAATTATTCTGATCTTTGAGCATATTGGCAATTCGTTTATTTGCCTCAATTAGACTGTTTGAAGCTTTATCTTGAGTAAAAATATTTAATGCCTCAACACGAAGGTGGAAATCATATGGAGATTCTGGCTCAACTGCTAATACTGCTTCAAAAGCTTTAGCGCTGACTTGTTTATCCTTGTAATAGGCACGCAAACGATCCATCATGAATGTATAAATGGCTGATGAACAGTGCGTATCTACGTCTGATGAATGCGCAGATAATGAATTCTCAATTAATGTTTTAAGATTTAAATCAAGTTTACTTTCTACCATGATTCTTAATAAACCCAGAGCCATTCTACGTAATGCGTATGGATCTTTAGAACCTGTCGGTCCTTGGCCAATACCGTAAATACCAGTGATAGTATCAAGTTTATCGGCAATGGCGACTACCAAGCCTTCTTGAGTTGAAGGTAGTATATCACCGGCAAATCTAGGATGATAATGCTCACTAATCGCTACTGAAACAGTTAAGCTTTCACCATCATTCTTGGCATAGTAGCCACCCATCACTCCTTGGAGATCAGCAAACTCACCTACCATTTCTGATACTAAATCTGACTTACATAATAATCCTGCTCTTTTAGCATTCACCACATTAGCGCCAATCATTGTCGCAATAGAACCTGATAACATTTCAATACGTTTGGCTTTATCTCCCATTGATCCTAATGACTTCATAAATAATACGCGATCTAGTTTTTCAAGGCGAGATTCAAGTGTTTGACGCTTATCTTGTTCCCAAAAAAACTCTGAATCTGCCAATCTTGGACGAATAACACGCTCATTGCCACCAACAATAACACTGACATCGCTAGATTCAATATTAGCAACCGAGATAAAGCTTGGTAATAATTTATCATTGTCATCAAGCATATGAAAATATTTTTGATGAGATTTCATGGCTGAGATAAGAGCTTCTTCTGGTACCGCCAAAAATGACTCACTAAAGCCTCCTGAAAAAGCTCGCGGATACTCAACTAAGGCACAAACTTCACTCAAAAGCGCTTCATCAATCACTGCTGTGGCTTCGTTATCATTTGCTATTTGAATCACCTGCTGTCGAATCGTTTGCTTACGTGTATCAAAATCTACTTCAATTTTCGCCTGTTCCATCATAATTTGGCGGTAATTTTTAGCCTGATCAATAGTTAATGTTTTTGGACCAGTGAAGCGTAAGCCGCGTGTGATATTTGTTGCGCTCAGACCCATAATATTTGCCTTTATCACATCTGCACCCAAAAGCATGATCAGCCAATGTGTTGGGCGTACAAATTGTGTATCAGAACTACCCCAGCGCATTGGTTTGGCAATGGGTATGTTTTTAATGGACTTATCAACAACCTTTTCAAGCAATGTTTTAGTTTCTAAGCCCTGCTGCTCTTTAGTAAAGAAATAATAATCTGACTTTCCAAACGCCTTCTTCTTAAGCTCAGATACCGATACACCACAAGACTTTGCAAAGCCTGAGACGGCTTGATCTGGTGCAGAAACCGAAGGACCTTTGCGCTCAATTATTTGATCTTCTTGCTGACACTGAAGATCGTGCACTAGCACCGCTAAACGACGCGGGGTAGCAAATGACTCAACTTTTAAATAGTTTAGTTTTAATTCAGCTAGTTCTTTAATTATATTATCTGTCAATGCTTTTGAAAGCTTTGGAAGTAATTTAGGTGGCAACTCTTCTGTGCCTAGTTCTAGTAAAAAGTCTTGTGTATTCATCATAATAAATTTTAAATAATTTGGAATCGAAGTTGACCATTGAATAAATCAATCATCACTGAACGTGCATATAACTTGGTTGGCACTACATCAAACTTCTTATATACGCCAGCAATTGAAACCAGTTCAGCATTAAATGACTGCACGAAGATGGTTGATTTTTCATCTCCCTGAATACCGGCAAATAAACTACCTTGAACTTCCTTATAAGCAGAAATGGAACCAAATGACATTACATCAGCACCTGCTTTAACTTTAGCTAATAATACTAAATCCCTATCTTGTGAAATAACTTGCTGGAACGAATAAACCTTATTGGTTACAATCTTTGGCGCTTGATAAGTTTTATCTTGATGAGGATTTGACACACTTGATGCTGACTGTTTAACTGCTTGAGTTTTAATTTTAACCTTACTACTGGGTGACAATGATTTTCCAAACACAGCCAAGCCAGAAAATTTTGCAAAATCAATTAACTCTTGCTTGAGTGATCGAATACCAACCGCTACCATTTCATTTTGAGCAAGAATTTCGATCAAAACTGCAAGTTCATTAGCTTGGAAATTTTTATACTCAATTTCTAAAATAACAGGTGCATGTTGGAATTGTGCCTTATTACTACTTGCTAGCGCAGTGATTTCATCCATCAAGGTGTCTGTATTATTAGTTAAAACTCTTAAGGTGTAAAGTGCCTCTGTTTGAGTAATAACTTCAATTTTATTCAACTACGCCACCCCTGGGTACAATCCAGAAAATTCCACACGCGATTCATGCCTGTATCACCACTCAACATCAGCTCTAATGGGCTTTTGTGTTTGAATTTCTTCACACTACGTTTAAGCCAAACACTGGCATATTCTTTATTAGTTGGGAATGTAGTGCCTAATGATTCATCGATACCTAAAATCATTCTAGTACGGGTCACCATAGCGTCATTAAATTCAAACGATTTATCACCACGACGATACATGTATAGGTGTCTAGGCTTAATGATTTCTTCAAGGCCTAAAATAATCAATTGGTCAGAATCTTCCAATTTCCAATTTTCTAAAATCTGAGAGAGCTGAGAAGTTAATTGATTTTTTTCATTATCACTTAGATTGATAATATCTTGCTTTGGGGAAGTATTCTTGTTCATTAATTTACTCTAAAATGGAATAATATTTCACGATCATATACGCTTTTATCGGGTGCAGGTGGAAGTGGAGAGGCCTTATAAACCGCTCTTTCAATGGCATCTTTAAAGGCTTTCGCTTTAGCACCATTAGTTACATTACACGACTGCAAATTAACACTTTGCACTTTACCGTTTAAATCTTGTAATATGTAGACATCACAACCCCAGTTATCTTTTGCACCTTGATAGCGCCATTGCTCTTTAACTCTTGAGGCAATTTGGTTAATATAGTTAGCTTTTAGCTCATTTAAAATATCTTCTTGAGCAAATTCTCTTTCTTGATCCTCCTCAGCCTGAATTTCTTTCTTTAAAGAACGGGTGTCTTGTTCTTTTTCAAACTTATTAGCCTCTACTTTTCTTAATTTTTCAATTTTTTGTTTTTCTTGTTCTGCTGCTTTTGCTTTTTTCTCAGCTAACTTTTTACGTGCTTCAGCTTTATTGGCCTGCTCTTCTGCCAACCGCTTCTCTTTCAATGCTAATTTCTTCTTTTGTTCAGCTACTTTTCTACTTTTTTCAGCTTGAGCTTCAGCCAACTTTTCTTTTTTTGTTTTCGCTTTTAATTTTTTCAAACGCTGCTGCTCTTTATAGCGTTCATTTTCAACACGTTTTTCAGCACGTTTAAGATCTTCTAAGCGCTTTTCTCGCTTTTGCTTAACATTAATCAGTCGCTGTTTTTCTTTCTTAATCTCAGTTAGGTCAACTGTAACGGCTTTAGGCACTGCCTTAGATGACTTAGGTGTCGTTTTAGGAATCTCCCAGCGCTGAACACTAGAAAACACTAAACCAACAACTAAAGCAAGATGCAAAGCAATGGCTGTCCAAAATGCGATAGGATGCTTATTGGCAATTTTAGGTAGTTTGATATTTTTAATCCAATCAGCTTTCATTATTTTGCATCGCCAGATTCAGTCACAATACCAACCTTATCCACGCCATTTTTTTGTAAAAAAGACATCAGTGAAACAACTGATCCATAATCCACACTTGCATCCCCTCGAACAAAAACCTTCATGCTTGGATAGATCTCTAAGCGTGCGCTAACTCGTCCAGCGATGATACCTAATGGGAGTTTTTCACCTTTGGACACATCAGAGTCATCTTCATCCAATGAATTGATAAAGTACTCGCCCTCTTTGTTAATGGTGATAATGGTTGGTTGCTGTTCAGAAAAGTCCACCATTTTGGCGTCAGCCGTTGGTAAATCCACTTCAATACCTT
This window encodes:
- a CDS encoding TonB C-terminal domain-containing protein, whose protein sequence is MKADWIKNIKLPKIANKHPIAFWTAIALHLALVVGLVFSSVQRWEIPKTTPKSSKAVPKAVTVDLTEIKKEKQRLINVKQKREKRLEDLKRAEKRVENERYKEQQRLKKLKAKTKKEKLAEAQAEKSRKVAEQKKKLALKEKRLAEEQANKAEARKKLAEKKAKAAEQEKQKIEKLRKVEANKFEKEQDTRSLKKEIQAEEDQEREFAQEDILNELKANYINQIASRVKEQWRYQGAKDNWGCDVYILQDLNGKVQSVNLQSCNVTNGAKAKAFKDAIERAVYKASPLPPAPDKSVYDREILFHFRVN
- the tolR gene encoding protein TolR, translated to MIGLPQRRRPSVDGHINIVPYIDVMLVLLVIFMMTTPIIEQGIEVDLPTADAKMVDFSEQQPTIITINKEGEYFINSLDEDDSDVSKGEKLPLGIIAGRVSARLEIYPSMKVFVRGDASVDYGSVVSLMSFLQKNGVDKVGIVTESGDAK
- a CDS encoding arsenate reductase, whose translation is MIKMYGIKNCDTVKKARQFLSNNNIEFEFIDFRDQPIDKSILQSFVDAIGWDKLINKRSTTYRNFTDEQKTNITIELTLKNPTLIKRPVLVTGANFRVGFSEKSYSDLS
- a CDS encoding cation diffusion facilitator family transporter; this translates as MNKQDRRKASQKVTLVGAIIDLALGIFKVIAGVLGNSGALIADGIHSFSDLLSDGVVLYASKHSAEEADDEHPYGHERFETVATLGLAIILAIIGVGIIYDAFERLFNPSELSHSTLLLSVAALSIFSKEALYWYTLKVASTYKSSMLKANAWHHRSDALSSVVVFIGILGSLNGYLFLDGVAAVVVGFMIIYIAWELGLGATKELVDSSIDADKVKQLRDSIGRISGVNNVHSLRTRKIGHTISCDVHVQVDPYLSVSEGHIISVSVERVAKECLENLNDVTVHIDPEDDETVAPYEALPERAEALGILTKALFNNKCDGEIERIQLHYLDSRIHVDFYLPLSCLDSGQSGDEILAKLHKTVDPLEGFGKIKVYFSRY
- the minC gene encoding septum site-determining protein MinC, with product MNKIEVITQTEALYTLRVLTNNTDTLMDEITALASSNKAQFQHAPVILEIEYKNFQANELAVLIEILAQNEMVAVGIRSLKQELIDFAKFSGLAVFGKSLSPSSKVKIKTQAVKQSASSVSNPHQDKTYQAPKIVTNKVYSFQQVISQDRDLVLLAKVKAGADVMSFGSISAYKEVQGSLFAGIQGDEKSTIFVQSFNAELVSIAGVYKKFDVVPTKLYARSVMIDLFNGQLRFQII
- the trxA gene encoding thioredoxin is translated as MAVLELNKDNFDETIQNNELVILDFWAPWCGPCKSFAPTYEAMSEKIDGVTFAKINTEDEQDLAGKFQIRSIPTLMIFRDQIAIFSQPGAMAESDLETVLNKAKELDMDIVRKEIEEQ
- the ruvC gene encoding crossover junction endodeoxyribonuclease RuvC, with translation MKILGIDPGSRITGFGLIEAQKLKFSYVASGCIRTKGELTDRITTIFLEIDQLVKKYQPDVVVIERAFMRPDRPNPDAAIKLGHARGAIISAAGMNGIAMVEYSPNQIKKAVVGKGHAAKDQVSYMVCDALKLNKAPQEDAADALAGAICHAYHCL
- a CDS encoding PGPGW domain-containing protein, which gives rise to MLDTIIQYLDQYEELFIMIGVISAAIFVLTLLLTPYLLGLMPVDYFSSKPKNAIEIKSVWGFVKFIVTTVIGVLLVLAGIIMLVTPGQGVISILLGLFLLEFPGKRELELKFISHTPTYKTLNWLRHKAGKPPFNR
- a CDS encoding DUF2384 domain-containing protein; the encoded protein is MNKNTSPKQDIINLSDNEKNQLTSQLSQILENWKLEDSDQLIILGLEEIIKPRHLYMYRRGDKSFEFNDAMVTRTRMILGIDESLGTTFPTNKEYASVWLKRSVKKFKHKSPLELMLSGDTGMNRVWNFLDCTQGWRS
- the dtd gene encoding D-aminoacyl-tRNA deacylase gives rise to the protein MKALIQRVSRAKVEVDGQITGEISQGLLVFLGIEKNDEQVQMYKMIKKILSYRVFYDTDEKMNLSVKDIDGSLLLVSQFTLAADTSSGTRPGFSTAKKPVEAKKLYEYFLSNISQQYPKVQSGIFGADMQVSLTNDGPVTFLLSC
- the glyS gene encoding glycine--tRNA ligase subunit beta, which encodes MMNTQDFLLELGTEELPPKLLPKLSKALTDNIIKELAELKLNYLKVESFATPRRLAVLVHDLQCQQEDQIIERKGPSVSAPDQAVSGFAKSCGVSVSELKKKAFGKSDYYFFTKEQQGLETKTLLEKVVDKSIKNIPIAKPMRWGSSDTQFVRPTHWLIMLLGADVIKANIMGLSATNITRGLRFTGPKTLTIDQAKNYRQIMMEQAKIEVDFDTRKQTIRQQVIQIANDNEATAVIDEALLSEVCALVEYPRAFSGGFSESFLAVPEEALISAMKSHQKYFHMLDDNDKLLPSFISVANIESSDVSVIVGGNERVIRPRLADSEFFWEQDKRQTLESRLEKLDRVLFMKSLGSMGDKAKRIEMLSGSIATMIGANVVNAKRAGLLCKSDLVSEMVGEFADLQGVMGGYYAKNDGESLTVSVAISEHYHPRFAGDILPSTQEGLVVAIADKLDTITGIYGIGQGPTGSKDPYALRRMALGLLRIMVESKLDLNLKTLIENSLSAHSSDVDTHCSSAIYTFMMDRLRAYYKDKQVSAKAFEAVLAVEPESPYDFHLRVEALNIFTQDKASNSLIEANKRIANMLKDQNNLSIEVDVSVLVEDAEKALFAATQSVSDQLSNSKDYAASMNELISLKASIDNFFDQVMVNSDVAELKQARLNLINWVRSLFLSVADVSHLSA